A window from Pseudooceanicola algae encodes these proteins:
- a CDS encoding thioesterase family protein: MPLYVSPAMDLKPDWIDYNGHLNMAFYGVLFDLGLEPFQEDMGLGESYMKAQAHTTYTAEFRIRYLQELHLGARVRSSVRVLDVGPKAYHYAQELIHEDGWIAATGEGISLHIDQAGPRVAAYQPAQKAALEAALASHGDTAVPDWVGAPMRIRK; the protein is encoded by the coding sequence ATGCCCCTTTACGTATCGCCCGCCATGGACCTGAAACCTGATTGGATCGACTACAACGGCCATCTCAACATGGCCTTCTATGGGGTGCTTTTCGACCTCGGACTTGAGCCTTTTCAAGAAGATATGGGCCTTGGTGAAAGCTACATGAAGGCGCAGGCGCATACGACCTACACCGCCGAATTCCGCATCCGATACCTGCAGGAACTGCATCTGGGCGCCAGGGTACGCAGTTCGGTCCGGGTGCTGGACGTCGGCCCCAAGGCCTATCACTATGCTCAGGAACTGATCCACGAAGACGGCTGGATCGCGGCCACCGGCGAAGGGATCTCGCTTCATATCGATCAGGCCGGACCCCGCGTCGCCGCCTATCAACCCGCCCAGAAGGCCGCACTGGAGGCAGCGCTGGCCAGCCATGGCGATACGGCTGTGCCCGATTGGGTCGGCGCCCCGATGCGCATCCGCAAGTAG
- a CDS encoding BolA family protein, with protein sequence MTRQAEIRRRLEAAFTPEALEVLDESEQHRGHAGFQDGGESHFRVRMRAAAMAGQSRIARHRAVHSAIGPDLMGQIHALALELEAPA encoded by the coding sequence ATGACCAGACAGGCAGAGATCCGCAGGCGGCTGGAAGCGGCCTTCACCCCGGAAGCGTTGGAAGTTCTTGACGAAAGCGAACAGCATCGCGGCCACGCGGGGTTCCAGGATGGCGGTGAAAGCCATTTCCGGGTCCGTATGCGCGCGGCCGCCATGGCTGGGCAAAGCCGTATTGCACGGCATCGCGCGGTACATTCGGCCATCGGGCCGGACCTGATGGGCCAGATCCATGCGCTGGCTCTGGAGCTTGAGGCGCCCGCCTAG
- a CDS encoding anti-sigma factor yields the protein MSDAMSDGDDHIPPEGGQPGDGDRILAAEYLLGLLSPAQATAFESRLTGDVALRDLTAAWADDFVAMTDEIAAVEPPARVWSAIQSGLWPEEASRATSIRTGASRNALFGRLFGGLAVAAMLAVLVMQSDLLVPGQPGYLADIASTETEAHFTAAYDPDSGALRLARVGDEAAAGRSYELWLIAGDAAPVSVAVWPEATEALEVPLGTELAGLLPGAVLAITDEPFGGAPNGVPTGPVVASGVVAEG from the coding sequence ATGTCTGACGCGATGAGCGATGGTGACGATCATATCCCGCCAGAGGGCGGCCAGCCGGGGGATGGAGACCGCATTCTGGCGGCGGAATACCTGCTGGGCCTGCTGTCTCCGGCGCAGGCGACCGCCTTTGAATCCCGGCTGACGGGCGATGTGGCGCTGCGCGATCTGACCGCCGCCTGGGCCGATGATTTCGTGGCCATGACCGATGAAATCGCTGCCGTGGAGCCGCCTGCGCGGGTCTGGAGCGCCATTCAGTCGGGCCTCTGGCCCGAAGAGGCCAGCAGGGCCACCTCGATCCGGACCGGAGCCTCGCGGAACGCCCTTTTCGGCCGGTTGTTCGGCGGTCTTGCCGTGGCGGCGATGCTGGCCGTGCTGGTGATGCAATCGGATCTTCTGGTTCCCGGCCAGCCCGGTTACCTCGCCGATATCGCCTCGACCGAGACCGAGGCGCATTTCACCGCCGCCTATGATCCCGACAGCGGCGCGTTGCGCCTTGCCCGGGTCGGGGACGAGGCCGCAGCGGGGCGCAGCTATGAGCTTTGGCTGATCGCAGGCGATGCGGCCCCTGTTTCGGTCGCGGTCTGGCCGGAGGCGACCGAGGCGCTGGAGGTGCCGCTTGGCACCGAACTGGCCGGATTGCTGCCCGGTGCGGTGCTGGCGATCACCGACGAACCCTTCGGCGGCGCGCCGAACGGGGTGCCGACAGGGCCGGTCGTGGCAAGCGGCGTGGTGGCAGAAGGCTAG
- a CDS encoding sigma-70 family RNA polymerase sigma factor, with the protein MATLDEIEQLIARTALADRAAFQNLYRLTSAKLFGIALRVLGTRSEAEEAIQETYIKIWRNAGRYASGGYSPMTWLITIARNTAIDRLRARRAGGEDMAEADDIASPDPTPEAAAIASSERARLLGCLEELPDDRSAAVQGAYLMGLNYQELAEKHGVPLNTMRTWLRRSLLKLRECLTR; encoded by the coding sequence ATGGCCACCCTGGACGAGATCGAGCAACTGATCGCCCGCACCGCACTGGCGGACCGGGCTGCCTTTCAAAACCTCTATCGGCTGACCTCGGCGAAACTATTCGGCATTGCCCTGCGTGTCTTGGGGACAAGAAGCGAAGCCGAAGAGGCCATACAGGAAACCTATATCAAGATCTGGCGCAATGCCGGGCGGTATGCGTCCGGGGGCTATAGCCCGATGACCTGGCTCATCACGATTGCACGCAACACGGCGATCGACCGCCTGCGCGCCCGGCGGGCAGGCGGAGAGGACATGGCCGAGGCCGATGACATCGCCTCGCCCGATCCGACGCCCGAAGCGGCGGCGATCGCCAGTTCCGAACGCGCCCGCCTGCTGGGCTGTCTGGAAGAGCTGCCCGACGACCGGTCGGCGGCGGTGCAGGGGGCCTATCTGATGGGCCTGAACTATCAGGAGCTGGCCGAGAAACACGGCGTGCCGCTGAACACGATGCGAACCTGGCTGCGCCGCAGCCTGCTGAAACTTAGGGAATGTCTGACGCGATGA
- a CDS encoding J domain-containing protein, with product MPKNDPFGFDMSISTAKKKTNRGRRGMSGASETSVRVCEHEGCEEPGKYRAPKAPDVLDDYYWFCKDHVREYNQKWSFFDGRTEAELNAQQSDDKVWERKTKPLGDPEARAWARLGIEDPHQVLGENATQNPGKNAGAAATRRLPPTERKAIEILEVRETASKTDLRKAYKALIKVLHPDMNGGDRSQEDQLQLVVWAWEQLKDSRNFK from the coding sequence ATGCCCAAAAACGATCCCTTCGGTTTCGACATGTCGATCTCCACCGCGAAGAAGAAAACGAATCGCGGCCGGCGCGGCATGTCCGGCGCCTCCGAGACCTCGGTCCGTGTTTGCGAACACGAAGGCTGTGAGGAACCGGGCAAGTACCGGGCGCCCAAGGCGCCGGACGTGCTCGACGATTATTACTGGTTCTGCAAGGATCACGTGCGCGAATATAACCAGAAATGGAGCTTCTTCGACGGGCGGACCGAGGCGGAGTTGAACGCCCAGCAATCCGATGACAAGGTTTGGGAGCGCAAGACAAAGCCGCTTGGCGACCCCGAGGCGCGGGCCTGGGCCCGGCTGGGCATCGAGGACCCGCATCAGGTGCTGGGCGAGAACGCGACCCAGAACCCGGGCAAGAACGCCGGTGCCGCGGCAACCCGCCGCCTGCCCCCGACCGAACGCAAGGCGATCGAGATCCTGGAAGTGCGGGAAACCGCCAGCAAGACGGATCTGCGCAAGGCCTACAAGGCGCTGATCAAGGTCCTGCATCCGGACATGAACGGTGGCGACCGCAGCCAGGAAGACCAGCTTCAGCTTGTCGTCTGGGCCTGGGAACAATTGAAGGACAGCCGCAACTTCAAGTAA
- a CDS encoding DUF4177 domain-containing protein: MSRYEYKVVPAPVKAPRKAAGAKTSEDRFAHGLEALINKLAADGWQYQRAEMLPQEERSGLTGSATTYRNVLIFCRPSPLDTYRAEVMDVDTPQETPMAAVSTEAQRQRLGPARGPAGGRGPVLTARKGEAVEDEAEDLAQSDTDHTKPAS; the protein is encoded by the coding sequence ATGAGCCGTTATGAATACAAGGTGGTTCCCGCCCCCGTGAAAGCGCCCCGCAAGGCCGCCGGGGCGAAAACCAGCGAAGACCGTTTTGCCCATGGCCTTGAAGCCCTGATCAACAAGCTGGCCGCCGATGGCTGGCAATACCAGCGGGCCGAGATGCTGCCGCAGGAAGAACGCTCGGGCCTGACCGGCAGCGCGACCACCTATCGCAATGTGCTGATTTTTTGCCGCCCCTCGCCGCTGGATACCTACCGGGCCGAGGTCATGGACGTCGACACGCCGCAGGAAACCCCGATGGCCGCCGTTTCCACCGAGGCCCAGAGACAACGCCTTGGTCCCGCCCGGGGGCCCGCCGGTGGCCGCGGCCCCGTCCTGACCGCCCGCAAGGGCGAGGCGGTTGAAGACGAGGCGGAAGATTTGGCCCAAAGCGACACGGATCACACCAAGCCCGCCAGCTAG